TTACATTACATTTAAGTAAATTGTTTCTGAAGCTCAGGGGACTTTTGACTACTTTTAAAAGTCGACCTCAGTATCCCTGTACCATTAAATAGTTTGCTTAATAATTAATGCAATGGACCCACTATAATTTAAGGAAAGTAAGTACTCGTAATATTTGTCAAGTACTTAGCGTGCATTTATTTACCATTGTGCAAAAGgagtattaaatttgtttgatttattGGCGACCCCGAAtccaatataaattatataaagaaGTTAGggtttatttttcaataatttattttaaaatatttttcatttaaaattacgaaaatacatatttttcagACAAACAATTCATTATTATTAGACTTATGTGTTTTGtagataaaataatattatctaAGCAGACTGCCGATCTAATCTGCTCAATATTAGTCATACTTATCGATTTTTAAGTGCGCCACTCTCCATTTACTTATTAATTGTTATGACTCAGAATTGCGGGGGCTGGTATTTTCTAATATAGCCCCTGCCAACTGAATAAACAGATGCTCCAGATAAGAAATGGGGCCAGTTGATGTTGGTTGGCAGTAGCAGTGCCCGGAGTCTCTTCAAATTGTGTCATATTATGAATATTACAATTGTCTTCGTAGCACGTTGAACACAGCTTCTTATTATCATCGCAATAACGGGGAAACGAAATTTCTAACTCGGAAATGCAGCCTCGACTCAAATAATTCCTTTTACCCGGCACAACAAAGGGATCTCGAACAAGAATGGTACGGCATCCATTTCGTTTACCCGGTATCGGTGGGCAGTTTGACTTGGTCTCATTCTTGGTCGTTTGATTGCAGAACATGCAGGAGTAGCAGGTCAAAGGAGCAAATGATGGGTCGGAAATTGCGGGCGTGAGTGGTGCCAAGGTGGTTTCGGTTGTGGGTCGAGGTGTGGTGTCCCCTTGGGGTCCATTACTCGGATAATCGGGTGATCCTCCCGCTGATATGACTGCTGTTTCGTTGGCTGG
The genomic region above belongs to Drosophila takahashii strain IR98-3 E-12201 chromosome 2L, DtakHiC1v2, whole genome shotgun sequence and contains:
- the LOC108059362 gene encoding uncharacterized protein; the protein is MRLRLLAIWVSLALLLQWSRAQEDNIQEVSISGGSEGESSDKNEDQETEMKENGVGLPGESQTFMNTTELPTDDKDSVMGTQSGEDKNQPDEISVGTNSEMDHKTEAGAKEPEKESTVSSSPPETLETNKDDTPSENSDVSPTSTQESSSEVEPNILNQPPTSAEGNTHPANETAVISAGGSPDYPSNGPQGDTTPRPTTETTLAPLTPAISDPSFAPLTCYSCMFCNQTTKNETKSNCPPIPGKRNGCRTILVRDPFVVPGKRNYLSRGCISELEISFPRYCDDNKKLCSTCYEDNCNIHNMTQFEETPGTATANQHQLAPFLIWSICLFSWQGLY